One Vanessa atalanta chromosome 20, ilVanAtal1.2, whole genome shotgun sequence genomic window carries:
- the LOC125072002 gene encoding uncharacterized protein LOC125072002 isoform X2, translated as MQRTDYSALWKHIYNVISDKMVATLFDKVPLSKSLGFSIRENFGKAAKDIRQIPEYLEPYNEMLKASTEFIELHDDDNIGTDLTRLKRIADRRRPLRLQSSVGRRRARSQELRRQKLNSQSLRSHREHSKHSSSENTSIMI; from the exons ATGCAACGTACTGATTACAGCGCTTTGTGGAAGCATATTTAT AATGTCATATCGGACAAGATGGTCGCGACTTTATTTGATAAAGTTCCTTTATCAAAATCTCTTGGCTTCTCAATACGTGAGAATTTTGGCAAGGCTGCGAAGGATATCCGACAAATCCCTGAGTATTTAGAGCCATACAATGAAATGCTGAAAGCCAGCACGGAGTTCATTGAATTACATGATGACGACAATATTGGAACGGATCTAACCAGACTTAAGC GTATAGCTGATCGTCGAAGGCCTCTTCGCTTGCAGTCATCTGTTGGTCGCAGACGTGCTCGTTCCCAGGAGTTGCGGAGACAAAAACTTAACAGCCAAAGTTTAAGAAGTCATCGAGAACATTCCAAACATTCTAGTTCAGAAAACACgagtataatgatataa
- the LOC125072002 gene encoding uncharacterized protein LOC125072002 isoform X1, whose product MGVWTVVILLITVLENVISDKMVATLFDKVPLSKSLGFSIRENFGKAAKDIRQIPEYLEPYNEMLKASTEFIELHDDDNIGTDLTRLKRIADRRRPLRLQSSVGRRRARSQELRRQKLNSQSLRSHREHSKHSSSENTSIMI is encoded by the exons ATGGGTGTGTGGACGGTTGTAATCTTACTAATTACCGTGCTGGAG AATGTCATATCGGACAAGATGGTCGCGACTTTATTTGATAAAGTTCCTTTATCAAAATCTCTTGGCTTCTCAATACGTGAGAATTTTGGCAAGGCTGCGAAGGATATCCGACAAATCCCTGAGTATTTAGAGCCATACAATGAAATGCTGAAAGCCAGCACGGAGTTCATTGAATTACATGATGACGACAATATTGGAACGGATCTAACCAGACTTAAGC GTATAGCTGATCGTCGAAGGCCTCTTCGCTTGCAGTCATCTGTTGGTCGCAGACGTGCTCGTTCCCAGGAGTTGCGGAGACAAAAACTTAACAGCCAAAGTTTAAGAAGTCATCGAGAACATTCCAAACATTCTAGTTCAGAAAACACgagtataatgatataa